One window from the genome of Fulvivirga lutea encodes:
- a CDS encoding Gfo/Idh/MocA family protein yields the protein MSNHIEVLIVGAGTIAGEYVKVIEALGYHAIVVGRGLTRVKKLQQAYPNTKVVAGGLSNWLITNKPPKMAIISTPIDHLLDATVLLIKAGVKNILVEKPLTYSVDEAITLNEQATNAGANIYVAFNRRNYVSVIKAKQLIKEDGGVSSFRFDFTEAIFRIDPKNYSSQTTELWGIANSSHVIDTAFYLGGKPSIIDCRQHGNAIEWHPSGSIFTGLGTTEEGIPFTYHADWGCPGKWNIEILTSKRKLLFSPMEQLHQQLAGGFKTELVELDYTNDMNFKPGFYQQTKNLIEGKEAGMQLKELGEELTILNKIFNY from the coding sequence ATGTCCAATCACATAGAAGTATTAATTGTAGGTGCTGGAACTATTGCAGGTGAGTATGTCAAAGTAATTGAAGCATTGGGATATCATGCAATTGTTGTAGGACGTGGACTAACTAGAGTTAAAAAATTACAGCAGGCCTATCCAAATACTAAGGTGGTTGCGGGAGGTTTAAGCAATTGGCTAATTACCAACAAACCTCCGAAGATGGCAATAATCTCCACACCTATTGATCATTTACTTGATGCAACGGTACTATTGATTAAGGCTGGAGTTAAAAACATTTTAGTGGAAAAACCGCTAACATATTCAGTAGATGAAGCTATAACCTTAAATGAACAGGCTACTAATGCTGGAGCAAATATTTATGTTGCATTTAATCGAAGAAACTATGTTTCAGTTATTAAAGCAAAGCAACTTATAAAGGAAGATGGAGGAGTTTCTTCATTCCGGTTTGATTTCACTGAAGCCATTTTTCGGATAGATCCTAAGAACTATAGTTCTCAAACCACTGAACTATGGGGTATTGCCAATAGTTCACATGTTATTGATACGGCATTTTATTTAGGAGGGAAGCCTTCTATTATTGATTGCAGACAACATGGTAATGCCATTGAATGGCATCCATCGGGTTCGATATTTACTGGTCTAGGAACTACTGAAGAAGGAATTCCTTTTACATACCATGCCGATTGGGGATGCCCTGGGAAATGGAATATTGAAATTTTGACCTCAAAACGTAAGTTGCTTTTTTCACCTATGGAACAATTGCATCAGCAGTTGGCAGGGGGATTCAAGACAGAGCTCGTTGAATTAGATTATACCAATGACATGAATTTTAAACCTGGCTTTTACCAGCAGACTAAAAACTTAATTGAAGGTAAGGAGGCTGGCATGCAGCTTAAAGAATTAGGCGAGGAACTAACAATACTTAACAAAATATTTAATTATTAG
- a CDS encoding acylneuraminate cytidylyltransferase family protein, producing MNKILLTTCARGGSKGIPRKNIKILNGKPLIAYTINTGLEFAKIHKADFALSTDDDEIKQVALEYGLKCEYRRPDYLATDTSGKIDAIRDLMEYEELKNGYKYDFIIDMDVTSPLRNVDDIVAALDILISNPEALNIFSVSPASRNPYFNMVEQGSDGFVHVVKRGDQIKSRQQAPIVYDMNASFYIFRRAYFEEGHVISTTPRSLAYVVPHICFDLDEPLDFAVMEIILRENLLDFKL from the coding sequence GTGAATAAGATATTATTAACAACATGTGCCCGAGGTGGCTCTAAAGGGATTCCACGTAAAAACATAAAAATATTGAATGGTAAACCTTTAATTGCATATACCATTAATACAGGTTTGGAATTTGCTAAAATTCACAAAGCAGATTTTGCACTCAGTACTGATGATGATGAGATAAAGCAAGTAGCATTAGAGTATGGTTTGAAATGTGAATATAGACGCCCGGATTATTTAGCAACTGACACTTCTGGCAAGATTGATGCTATTAGAGATTTAATGGAATATGAAGAGCTCAAAAACGGCTACAAGTACGACTTTATTATTGACATGGATGTGACCTCTCCTTTAAGGAATGTTGATGATATCGTTGCAGCACTTGATATTCTTATATCTAATCCGGAAGCCTTAAATATATTCTCGGTAAGTCCAGCAAGTCGTAATCCATACTTTAATATGGTTGAACAAGGATCTGATGGATTTGTACATGTGGTAAAGAGAGGGGATCAAATAAAATCCCGGCAGCAGGCACCAATTGTTTATGACATGAATGCTTCATTTTACATATTTAGAAGAGCATATTTTGAGGAAGGTCATGTCATTAGTACTACTCCTAGATCTTTGGCATATGTAGTGCCTCACATTTGTTTTGATCTTGATGAACCACTTGATTTTGCAGTGATGGAAATAATCTTACGTGAAAATCTCCTTGATTTCAAATTGTGA
- a CDS encoding sulfotransferase domain-containing protein — MLKSPPDFIIAGAPKAGSSLLYELLRQHSEIKMSVGKEPNIYLNNWGNDITEYQFEGVSLNQLKGEATVGYFNNRDVPQRIYKTNPKTKLIFCLRNPIDRTYSHYWHGVKGMYEKRSWENIIEQEINFDEYLFSHSLYNTNINHFLEYFSVKNIHFFILEDYEREGVSILNKTLSFLGVKDVSHNLIQTSEIINKGKTYKNVWLQTLLNWFKTNKRFVPKYVRKQLSNQYDYIKKANETEIPNSTLTEKHRKMLMSLFSDEVKKLSKTFSIEFSWEDFRKVY; from the coding sequence ATGCTTAAATCACCACCTGATTTTATTATTGCTGGTGCTCCAAAGGCTGGCTCATCATTACTTTATGAACTACTTCGGCAGCACTCTGAAATTAAGATGAGTGTTGGAAAGGAGCCTAATATTTACCTAAATAATTGGGGTAATGATATTACCGAATATCAATTTGAGGGTGTTTCTTTAAATCAACTAAAAGGTGAAGCAACTGTTGGGTATTTCAATAATCGTGATGTACCACAAAGAATTTACAAAACCAATCCAAAAACAAAGCTCATATTCTGTTTAAGAAATCCAATAGATCGAACATACAGTCATTATTGGCACGGTGTAAAGGGAATGTATGAAAAGCGTAGCTGGGAGAATATAATAGAACAAGAAATAAATTTTGATGAGTATTTATTTTCCCACAGTCTCTACAATACAAACATTAATCATTTTCTAGAATATTTTTCAGTAAAAAATATTCATTTTTTCATACTTGAGGATTATGAAAGAGAAGGTGTAAGTATTCTTAATAAGACCCTCAGTTTTTTAGGAGTAAAGGATGTTAGTCACAATCTAATTCAAACCAGCGAAATTATTAACAAAGGTAAAACATATAAAAATGTTTGGCTTCAAACTTTGCTTAATTGGTTTAAAACGAATAAAAGATTTGTTCCAAAATATGTACGAAAGCAGCTTTCAAATCAGTATGATTACATTAAGAAAGCAAATGAAACTGAAATACCAAATAGCACTCTGACAGAAAAACACAGAAAAATGCTAATGAGCCTTTTTAGTGATGAAGTGAAGAAACTTTCCAAAACATTTAGCATAGAATTTTCATGGGAAGATTTTAGAAAGGTCTATTAA
- a CDS encoding SDR family oxidoreductase, which produces MKSLDNKIIIITGGSGLLGKAMVDNVRIKGGVAINADINNETDISNGVVNCDITSEESIIGTVNLIEKCFGRIDGLVNNAYPRTDDWGASFEDIPLKSWKTNVDWQMNSYFLFCQQVIKSMKKSGGGSIINIASIYGVVGNDFTIYEGTSIEPPAAYTAIKGGLINFSRFLASKYGVDGIRVNCISPGGIFDNQPEKFVEAYERKVPIKRMGNPDDIAPVVSFLLSGESGYITGQNIIVDGGWTAI; this is translated from the coding sequence ATGAAATCACTAGATAATAAAATCATAATAATAACAGGGGGGAGTGGTCTTTTAGGAAAAGCAATGGTTGATAATGTCAGAATCAAAGGAGGGGTGGCCATTAATGCTGACATAAATAATGAAACTGATATTAGCAATGGAGTAGTGAATTGTGACATTACGTCTGAAGAGAGTATCATAGGCACTGTTAATTTAATTGAGAAATGTTTTGGTAGGATTGATGGGCTGGTTAATAATGCATATCCAAGAACAGATGATTGGGGAGCCAGTTTTGAAGATATTCCACTAAAATCCTGGAAAACCAATGTTGATTGGCAAATGAATAGTTACTTCTTATTTTGCCAGCAGGTAATTAAGTCTATGAAGAAAAGTGGCGGAGGGAGTATAATAAATATTGCTTCTATATATGGAGTGGTTGGAAATGACTTTACAATTTATGAAGGGACAAGTATAGAACCACCTGCGGCATATACTGCCATAAAAGGAGGTCTAATTAATTTTAGTCGTTTTTTGGCTTCAAAATATGGGGTAGATGGAATTCGAGTAAATTGTATCTCACCAGGAGGTATTTTTGATAACCAACCGGAGAAATTTGTTGAAGCTTATGAGCGGAAAGTACCCATTAAAAGAATGGGAAATCCTGATGATATTGCACCTGTTGTTTCGTTCTTATTATCGGGTGAATCGGGGTATATCACGGGCCAAAACATTATCGTAGACGGAGGTTGGACAGCAATATGA
- a CDS encoding nucleotidyltransferase family protein: MRNFNDHLILKGSQIREALTRLNTLAMDAILFVVDDQKRLIGSLTDGDVRRGFLKNLSTEDKVEDFIQANPKYVNKNNYSLEQIIDLRENDFRIIPVLNGEHEVVNIINFRFLQSYLPLDAVVMAGGKGSRLKPLTDSVPKPLLKIGNKPIMEYCIERLSKFGVDDFWISLGYLGEQLEEYFGDGKNRGIDIRYIKEDKPLGTIGAVSKIKEFEHDYVLVTNSDILTAIDYEDFFLYFMEQDADMAIATIPYSIDVPYAVLETSDNKIISFSEKPTYTFYSNGGIYLIKAELLKKIPIDTFYNSTDFMQKLLQEGYKVISYPMRQYWLDIGKPKDFEKAQADIKHLNL, from the coding sequence GTGAGAAATTTTAATGACCATCTAATACTTAAAGGTAGTCAGATCCGTGAAGCCTTGACTAGGTTAAATACCTTGGCGATGGATGCCATTTTATTTGTAGTTGATGACCAAAAGAGACTAATTGGTTCTTTAACTGATGGTGATGTCAGAAGGGGATTTTTGAAGAACCTTAGTACAGAAGATAAGGTGGAGGATTTTATTCAAGCAAATCCTAAATATGTTAATAAAAACAACTACTCGCTCGAACAAATAATTGACCTGAGAGAGAATGATTTTAGAATAATTCCTGTCTTAAATGGAGAACATGAAGTTGTAAATATTATCAATTTTCGATTTCTTCAATCTTACCTACCATTAGATGCCGTTGTAATGGCAGGTGGGAAAGGGTCTCGCCTGAAGCCTTTGACAGACAGTGTTCCAAAGCCATTACTCAAAATTGGGAATAAACCTATTATGGAGTATTGCATTGAAAGGTTATCAAAATTCGGAGTTGATGATTTTTGGATATCCTTAGGATATTTAGGAGAACAATTAGAGGAATATTTTGGGGACGGTAAGAATCGAGGAATTGATATAAGATATATAAAAGAAGATAAGCCTCTAGGAACAATTGGTGCTGTAAGCAAGATCAAAGAATTTGAGCATGACTATGTTCTGGTAACAAATTCGGATATACTGACTGCTATAGACTACGAAGATTTTTTTCTGTATTTTATGGAACAAGATGCAGATATGGCAATTGCTACGATACCTTACAGCATTGACGTCCCCTATGCGGTACTTGAAACTTCTGATAATAAAATCATTTCATTTTCTGAAAAGCCTACTTATACCTTTTACTCTAATGGTGGGATATACTTAATCAAGGCTGAATTGCTTAAAAAGATTCCAATTGATACTTTCTACAACAGTACAGATTTTATGCAAAAACTGCTTCAGGAAGGGTATAAAGTAATTTCCTACCCAATGAGACAATATTGGTTGGATATAGGAAAGCCAAAAGATTTTGAAAAAGCTCAGGCAGATATTAAACATCTTAATTTGTGA
- the neuB gene encoding N-acetylneuraminate synthase: MSNKVIIIAEAGVNHNGDMSLAKKLIEKASKAGADYVKFQSFHAEKLVSKEALKAEYQAVNTNDGHVTQFEMLKKLELSNTDHKLLIDHCNECGIKFLSTAFDVEGIHYLNGLNIDFFKCPSGEITNFPYLKTVAKTGKPVVLSTGMATLDEVEDAVNVLKKYGQSNSKITLLHCNTEYPTPMNDVNLKAMLTMAHKLNLKVGYSDHTLGIEVPVAAVALGACIIEKHFTLDRTLPGPDHKASLEPEELFNMVRSIRNIEMAISKDGLKEPSPSELKNISIARKSIHLSKDIDQGMVLAESDLIPLRPGDGISPMLWNEVIGKTTNKKLKAFTKVKWEDIQ, from the coding sequence ATGAGTAATAAAGTAATAATTATAGCAGAGGCTGGAGTTAATCATAATGGGGATATGTCATTAGCAAAGAAGCTAATAGAAAAAGCCTCAAAAGCAGGTGCTGATTACGTTAAATTCCAATCATTTCACGCTGAAAAACTTGTAAGTAAGGAGGCTCTCAAGGCTGAATATCAGGCTGTAAATACAAATGACGGCCATGTAACACAATTTGAGATGCTTAAAAAGCTTGAACTTTCAAATACTGATCACAAACTACTTATAGATCACTGTAATGAATGCGGAATTAAATTTCTATCTACTGCTTTTGATGTAGAAGGTATACATTATTTAAATGGATTAAATATAGATTTTTTCAAATGTCCAAGTGGTGAAATCACTAATTTCCCATATTTGAAAACTGTAGCGAAAACTGGAAAACCTGTTGTTCTTTCGACAGGAATGGCTACCCTTGATGAAGTAGAAGATGCTGTGAATGTGCTAAAAAAATATGGACAGTCTAATTCTAAAATAACTCTTCTTCATTGTAATACTGAATATCCTACTCCAATGAATGATGTCAACTTAAAAGCAATGTTGACAATGGCTCATAAACTCAACTTAAAGGTTGGATATTCTGATCATACATTGGGTATAGAAGTACCAGTTGCTGCTGTTGCCTTGGGAGCCTGTATAATTGAGAAGCATTTTACATTGGACAGAACTTTACCAGGACCTGATCATAAGGCCTCTTTGGAGCCAGAAGAATTATTTAATATGGTCCGTAGCATTAGAAATATTGAAATGGCGATTTCAAAAGATGGGTTGAAAGAGCCAAGTCCTAGTGAATTAAAAAATATATCAATAGCACGAAAAAGCATTCATCTATCTAAGGACATTGATCAAGGTATGGTTTTAGCTGAATCTGACTTAATTCCTCTTCGTCCAGGAGATGGTATATCTCCTATGTTATGGAATGAAGTTATTGGGAAAACTACTAACAAAAAGCTGAAAGCATTCACAAAAGTTAAATGGGAGGATATTCAATGA
- a CDS encoding Gfo/Idh/MocA family protein, whose translation MKVLIIGLGSIASKHIAALRTVNAECSIWALRSKTNAKSNTGIINIYDWKDIPDDLDFIIVSNVTSQHLETITQCLKYKVPLFVEKPPFNTLDGTDAVLKKIKEVGIRTYTAFNFRFNPLIKWLKENLEGKRIIEIQTYCGSYLPDWRPSRDYRRVYSANKDLGGGVHLDLIHELDYTFWLFGTPNKVESKRRKISDLEINSIDSAQYWLEYDRMNITISLNYFRRDPKRQMEIVFDDTTWIVDLLHGKITDSNGLLIFEDLKKENTYENQMKYFISQLHSGNAFMNDLEESSCLLKYCLTE comes from the coding sequence GTGAAAGTTTTAATAATAGGTCTGGGTTCTATAGCATCAAAGCATATAGCTGCACTAAGAACTGTTAATGCAGAGTGTTCAATATGGGCCTTAAGGTCAAAAACCAATGCAAAGTCAAATACAGGAATTATTAATATATACGATTGGAAGGATATTCCTGATGACTTGGATTTTATAATAGTGAGTAATGTCACAAGTCAACACCTTGAAACAATTACGCAATGTCTAAAATATAAAGTCCCTTTATTTGTAGAAAAACCACCATTTAACACCTTAGATGGCACAGATGCAGTTCTCAAAAAAATCAAGGAAGTTGGGATAAGAACCTACACAGCATTCAACTTTCGATTCAACCCACTTATTAAATGGTTAAAAGAAAATTTGGAAGGAAAAAGGATAATAGAGATACAAACTTATTGTGGCTCATATTTACCTGACTGGAGACCAAGTAGAGATTATAGAAGAGTCTATAGTGCAAATAAAGATTTGGGAGGTGGAGTTCATCTGGATTTGATACATGAGCTAGATTATACTTTTTGGCTTTTTGGCACTCCAAACAAGGTAGAATCAAAAAGAAGAAAAATATCTGATTTGGAAATCAATTCTATTGATAGCGCACAGTATTGGTTGGAATATGATCGCATGAATATAACAATCAGTTTAAATTATTTCAGAAGAGATCCAAAACGTCAAATGGAAATTGTTTTTGATGATACTACCTGGATTGTAGATTTACTTCATGGTAAAATAACAGATTCAAATGGATTACTGATATTTGAAGATTTAAAAAAAGAAAATACTTATGAAAATCAAATGAAGTATTTCATTTCTCAATTACATTCAGGTAACGCCTTTATGAATGACCTTGAAGAATCTTCATGTCTATTAAAATATTGCCTTACAGAATGA
- a CDS encoding Gfo/Idh/MocA family oxidoreductase, whose amino-acid sequence MNNKILLIGAGQLGSRHLQALAQLTEPTIIYVIDPNSESLNLAKSRFEEVKGSELHQCNCISNIDEVKDTEVEVSIIATNSAIRAAVVKELLSKLKTKFLILEKFLFQRILDYVEISNLLETNNVTGFVNCPRRMFQSYIQIKSILNQHEPVRMEVIGNEWGLACNSVHFIDLFHFLSKSKVKSWENSLVKGYVESKRKGYIEFFGSLESKTGSQDHISISCFPSGKVNTSVRISTPSVRFIVNESLGNVVKEIIEDNQIITSEQPFEMAYQSGLTNIVVEELISYGKCSLTPYQESMDIHIPFLKTMIEHYNKDLEVKTDLCPIT is encoded by the coding sequence ATGAATAATAAAATTTTATTAATTGGTGCCGGACAACTAGGGAGTAGACATTTGCAAGCTCTTGCTCAACTAACTGAACCAACTATAATATATGTTATCGATCCTAATTCAGAGAGCCTTAATTTAGCTAAGTCAAGATTTGAAGAGGTTAAAGGATCCGAATTGCATCAATGTAATTGCATTTCAAATATAGATGAAGTAAAAGATACTGAAGTTGAAGTATCCATTATAGCTACTAACTCTGCCATTCGAGCTGCTGTGGTGAAGGAGCTTCTTTCAAAACTAAAAACTAAATTCCTCATCCTTGAAAAATTCTTATTTCAGAGAATTTTAGATTATGTAGAAATCTCAAATCTGCTGGAGACAAATAATGTGACGGGCTTTGTGAACTGTCCCAGAAGAATGTTTCAATCTTATATTCAAATTAAATCAATTTTAAACCAGCATGAACCTGTTAGAATGGAGGTTATTGGTAATGAGTGGGGGCTGGCATGTAATAGTGTTCATTTTATTGATTTATTTCATTTCTTGTCAAAGTCAAAGGTAAAAAGTTGGGAAAATTCATTGGTTAAGGGTTATGTGGAAAGTAAAAGAAAAGGATATATTGAATTTTTCGGAAGTCTGGAATCAAAAACAGGTAGCCAAGATCACATTTCGATCTCATGCTTTCCTTCCGGTAAGGTTAATACGTCAGTAAGAATTTCTACTCCTTCAGTAAGATTTATTGTTAATGAAAGTCTTGGTAATGTAGTTAAGGAAATTATTGAGGATAATCAAATAATAACAAGTGAACAACCATTTGAAATGGCTTATCAGAGTGGCCTTACAAACATTGTCGTTGAGGAGTTAATTTCCTATGGTAAATGTTCTCTAACACCTTATCAGGAGTCAATGGATATCCATATACCATTTCTTAAAACAATGATAGAGCACTACAATAAAGATTTAGAAGTTAAAACAGATTTATGTCCAATCACATAG
- the neuC gene encoding UDP-N-acetylglucosamine 2-epimerase, which translates to MKIGILTSSRADYGIYMPLLNALKKDNSIHLEIIAFGTHLSKYHGYTISDIKEDGFDIIHKISTVLANDDETSISSSYGLTVMKFAEFYKEHSFDIVFCLGDRFEMSAAVQAGIPFGIKYAHIHGGETTLGAIDNIYRHQITLASSWHFTTTEVYAQKVKELIGTKENVFSVGSLSLSEIAAVPMLEREEFFEKYNIPDNEYILTTFHPETIDSGHNKKYAKIMYEALESISSRINLVITMPNADTYGSLFRNELNLLHEAYPERIVLIENFGKSNYFSAIKYCKLLLGNSSSGIIEAASFGKYVVNVGERQKGRAQSKNIINAEFSVDQIVASVNKIYTKENFNGDNIYKKEGAVETIIQIIKG; encoded by the coding sequence ATGAAAATTGGAATATTAACGAGCTCAAGAGCTGATTATGGAATTTATATGCCATTATTAAATGCCTTAAAAAAAGACAATTCTATTCACCTGGAGATAATTGCTTTTGGAACACATTTATCAAAATATCATGGTTATACGATTAGTGATATTAAGGAAGATGGATTTGATATTATACATAAGATTTCTACAGTTCTTGCTAATGATGATGAGACTTCCATTTCTTCAAGTTACGGACTTACCGTAATGAAATTTGCTGAATTTTATAAAGAACATTCATTTGATATAGTATTTTGTTTAGGAGATAGATTTGAAATGAGCGCAGCTGTTCAAGCTGGTATTCCTTTTGGAATTAAATATGCCCACATCCATGGTGGAGAAACTACTTTGGGTGCTATTGATAATATTTATAGACATCAGATAACATTGGCATCCTCATGGCACTTCACTACAACAGAAGTTTATGCTCAAAAGGTAAAGGAGCTTATTGGAACGAAGGAAAATGTCTTTTCAGTTGGATCGCTTAGTTTATCAGAGATTGCTGCCGTTCCTATGTTGGAAAGAGAAGAGTTCTTTGAAAAGTATAATATTCCTGATAATGAATATATTCTTACAACCTTCCATCCTGAAACAATAGACTCAGGTCATAATAAGAAATATGCCAAGATAATGTATGAAGCCCTTGAAAGTATATCCAGTAGGATAAATTTGGTAATTACTATGCCCAATGCAGATACTTATGGTTCTTTATTCAGAAATGAATTGAATCTGTTACATGAAGCTTATCCTGAAAGGATTGTATTGATAGAGAATTTTGGAAAATCAAATTATTTTTCTGCCATTAAGTATTGTAAGTTATTACTGGGCAATTCTTCAAGTGGTATAATTGAAGCTGCATCATTTGGTAAATATGTCGTAAACGTTGGTGAAAGACAGAAGGGAAGAGCTCAGAGTAAAAATATTATAAATGCTGAATTTTCTGTTGATCAAATTGTAGCATCTGTAAATAAGATTTATACTAAGGAGAATTTTAACGGTGATAATATTTACAAAAAGGAAGGCGCAGTTGAAACGATAATTCAAATAATTAAAGGATAA
- a CDS encoding methionyl-tRNA formyltransferase: protein MNRLKIGYFADGPWSHKAFHLLISDENIEIVFIVPRTDSTDDTLFTFSQKYDIPFFKGVKINSNDFLEIATSYDCDLFVSMSFDQIFRERIINLPKLKTINCHAGKLPFYRGRNILNWALINDEKEFGITVHYMDEGIDTGDIILQRSFPITDNDDYSTLLDVAHNECASILYDAVKLIQNNKADRIQQSEIHPEGFYCGRRGPGDENIDWNMTSRELFNFIRAIAKPGPIATATLGYNKVKINRARLIQDAPCYINTPGQLLKKTNDGFLVKTKDSFIEILEIESKIKLRVGDKLE from the coding sequence ATGAATAGACTAAAAATTGGATATTTTGCTGATGGACCTTGGTCGCATAAAGCATTTCACTTATTGATTTCAGATGAAAATATTGAAATAGTCTTTATTGTTCCAAGAACAGATTCAACTGACGATACACTTTTTACTTTTTCTCAAAAGTATGATATTCCCTTTTTTAAAGGAGTTAAAATTAATTCTAATGATTTCCTAGAAATAGCGACTTCATATGACTGTGATCTGTTTGTTTCTATGAGTTTCGATCAGATATTTCGAGAGCGGATAATCAATCTTCCTAAATTAAAAACTATTAATTGCCATGCTGGTAAACTCCCATTTTATCGTGGGAGAAACATTTTAAACTGGGCTTTGATAAATGATGAAAAGGAATTTGGTATAACTGTTCATTATATGGATGAGGGGATAGATACAGGTGACATTATTCTACAGCGATCCTTTCCAATAACTGATAATGATGATTATTCGACATTACTGGATGTCGCACATAATGAATGTGCTTCAATTTTATATGATGCAGTTAAATTAATACAAAATAATAAAGCTGACAGAATTCAACAATCCGAAATACATCCAGAAGGTTTTTACTGTGGAAGAAGAGGACCTGGTGATGAAAATATTGATTGGAACATGACTTCAAGAGAGTTATTTAATTTTATAAGAGCGATTGCCAAGCCAGGACCAATAGCTACAGCTACCCTTGGCTATAATAAAGTCAAAATCAATCGGGCACGGTTGATTCAAGATGCACCTTGCTATATAAACACTCCAGGGCAACTTCTAAAAAAAACAAATGACGGCTTCTTGGTGAAAACGAAGGATTCTTTTATCGAAATTCTCGAAATAGAATCTAAAATTAAATTAAGAGTTGGAGATAAGTTGGAATGA
- a CDS encoding lipopolysaccharide biosynthesis protein has protein sequence MIRVLKSINNSQIAKSGFHYFIGKIANKAQAFIAIPIFTRLLTPEDYGIVSVYLSIYSVMIVVSTLNLTSGIGRYYYEKATDFNQFLGVNVLFICFCAFLSGSLLLLGANQLSHWLQIPVNLFYLMAIALFFELFRTIYDRVLIITRSSKEYTILSSLTSYTGLGLSAGLIIYFTVDLYFYRLIGVVVAMMLSVFYSVYKLRRYVDFTKLSISHIKYNFNFSLPLLPYALSGVLLGTIDRAILNSLTNATETGLYSLAYNVGLLLMAGIVASNQAFIPNFFEWMNSANFSKIRSSQSKIMLVITLMGIGLIYFSPQIVYILADKSFHGAINLIPVIAGGYLLFAVANLGNHYFQYYKRTGVLAVVNITAGVLNVALNFIFIPEYGKVAAAWTTLVSFLFLAITNQMMLKSLFGRNTLSLSIYKPSIIIFSVAILGYFFIDIIDNSIIQLLLLVSIYITLVIFCLKKYGKY, from the coding sequence ATGATCAGGGTATTAAAAAGTATTAACAATAGCCAAATTGCAAAATCAGGCTTTCATTATTTTATTGGTAAAATAGCTAATAAGGCTCAGGCATTCATTGCTATTCCAATATTTACCAGATTACTTACACCGGAAGATTATGGCATTGTAAGTGTTTATCTATCTATTTATTCGGTAATGATAGTTGTTTCTACATTGAATTTAACAAGTGGTATTGGCCGTTATTATTATGAAAAGGCTACGGATTTTAACCAGTTTTTAGGCGTTAATGTTCTATTTATTTGTTTTTGTGCCTTTTTATCTGGCAGTTTACTTCTGTTAGGAGCAAATCAGCTTTCACATTGGCTGCAAATTCCTGTGAATTTGTTTTATCTAATGGCTATAGCGTTATTCTTTGAATTATTTAGAACCATTTATGACCGTGTATTGATTATTACAAGGTCAAGTAAAGAGTATACTATACTTTCATCACTTACAAGCTATACAGGGTTAGGACTATCAGCAGGGCTTATAATATACTTCACAGTAGATTTATATTTTTATCGGTTAATAGGAGTTGTGGTGGCAATGATGCTTTCAGTATTTTACTCCGTATATAAACTAAGAAGGTATGTGGATTTTACTAAACTTTCCATTTCACACATAAAATATAATTTCAATTTTTCACTACCACTGTTACCATATGCTTTGAGTGGTGTACTTCTCGGCACAATTGATAGAGCCATACTTAATTCTTTAACAAATGCTACAGAAACCGGACTTTATAGTTTAGCATATAATGTCGGACTACTCTTAATGGCAGGAATTGTGGCATCCAATCAAGCATTCATTCCTAATTTTTTTGAATGGATGAATAGTGCAAATTTTTCAAAAATTAGATCCAGTCAATCAAAGATTATGCTCGTAATAACATTAATGGGCATTGGGCTGATATATTTTTCGCCTCAAATTGTTTACATTTTGGCCGACAAATCGTTTCATGGGGCAATAAACCTTATCCCTGTTATTGCTGGAGGATATTTGCTTTTTGCAGTTGCAAATTTAGGCAACCACTATTTTCAATATTATAAAAGAACTGGTGTTCTGGCTGTTGTTAATATTACGGCAGGTGTATTAAACGTTGCATTAAATTTTATTTTTATACCAGAATATGGGAAGGTGGCTGCGGCATGGACAACGTTAGTGAGTTTCTTATTTTTAGCAATTACAAATCAAATGATGCTTAAAAGTCTTTTTGGTCGAAACACATTGTCTTTAAGTATTTACAAACCATCAATAATTATTTTTTCGGTCGCTATATTAGGATATTTTTTTATTGATATAATAGATAATTCCATAATTCAATTGTTATTACTGGTCAGCATTTATATAACACTTGTTATTTTCTGTCTCAAAAAATATGGCAAATATTAA